A genomic segment from Acipenser ruthenus chromosome 5, fAciRut3.2 maternal haplotype, whole genome shotgun sequence encodes:
- the mgme1 gene encoding mitochondrial genome maintenance exonuclease 1: protein MTFFQQLVTHTVQYGGPRRLITGLLQQDRSVPVVCLSTSCFWNTRNKNLYGCVDQEKYSSLVRSVVSSKVSSQTPTSLAEEDRKLYGPVIRSKPVAEGSVPRAPKNAAPLLNPGKVLDQTQEAALKAPLRFALQRGQGRSYIPSVTRILQQTMPLEQAFYLERWRKKMIAELGEEGFSQYTANLFKQGNVFHVALEAILKSAEVAEQEEGGVDVCGYIQSVQHVLADVGGVRAIESAVKHQSLSYVGLVDCVAEYRGKLCIIDWKTSEKPKPLLRNTFDNPLQVAAYIGAMNSDDNYGFLVENGLIVVAYKDGSPAHPHFMDPDLCLEYWNKWLFRLEEYMDRKGRKDNAG, encoded by the exons ATGACATTCTTTCAGCAGTTGGTGACTCATACAGTGCAGTATGGAGGGCCAAGGAGACTCATTACCGGGTTGTTGCAGCAAGATAGATCAGTCCCAGTTGTGTGCTTGTCAACCTCATGTTTCTGGAACACCCGGAATAAGAACCTGTATGGGTGTGTCGACCAGGAGAAATACTCCTCTTTGGTGCGTTCGGTAGTGTCATCAAAAGTCAGCTCACAGACTCCAACGAGCTTAGCTGAAGAGGACAGGAAGTTATATGGACCAGTTATCAGATCCAAGCCTGTAGCAGAGGGCTCTGTGCCAAGAGCCCCCAAAAATGCAGCTCCTTTGCTAAACCCTGGCAAGGTATTGGACCAGACCCAGGAAGCTGCACTGAAAGCGCCGCTCCGGTTTGCTTTGCAGAGAGGCCAGGGAAGATCGTACATCCCCAGCGTGACCCGCATTCTGCAGCAGACCATGCCTCTGGAGCAGGCCTTTTATTTGGAGAGGTGGAGAAAGAAAATGATCGCAGAGCTCGGGGAAGAGGGTTTTAGTCAATATACTGCAA ACCTTTTTAAACAAGGAAACGTCTTCCATGTGGCTTTGGAGGCTATTTTGAAGTCAGCGGAGGTTGCTGAACAGGAGGAGGGAGGCGTGGACGTGTGTGGGTATATACAGAGCGTGCAGCATGTCTTGGCAGACGTCGGAGGTGTGCGGGCAATCGAAAGCGCAGTCAAGCACCAGTCTCTGAGCTACGTTGGCCTTGTGGACTGTGTAGCTGAGTATCG TGGAAAGTTATGTATTATTGACTGGAAGACCTCTGAAAAGCCAAAGCCCTTGTTGAGGAACACTTTCGATAACCCTCTGCAAGTTGCAGCATATATTGGTGCCATGAACAGCGATGACAACTATGGGTTTCTG GTGGAAAATGGGCTGATCGTGGTTGCCTACAAAGACGGTTCTCCAGCACACCCACATTTCATGGACCCGGACCTCTGCCTCGAGTATTGGAATAAGTGGCTGTTTCGACTAGAGGAGTACATGGATAGAAAGGGGAGGAAAGATAACGCTGGCTAA